The Cheilinus undulatus linkage group 21, ASM1832078v1, whole genome shotgun sequence region ACTGATAAGCACATACCATTGGTTTGGCAGTATGCTGGTCCTGTAGTAATGGCAGGATTAGTTTTGGTGGCAGTAGCTCACTGTAGCAcagagtttttctttattagagGCAGAGACAGAAATGTCTGTCCACTGTAACTTTGCTCATTTAGCTGGACTGCTGACCCACTTCCCCAACTCTGAGTATGGGTCAGGAAACACCACCTCATTGCTAAGAGCCAGCTTGTCCCTGCAAGACAGCTCGTCTTCTGCTgccagaaaattaaaataacatgAGAAGGCGTCCAGATGGTCTGTAACTTTCTGCCACCATTCACAAAATACACAATCAGTGTGTAGAAACAAAAATGGCCTTTGCTTCCTGTGGAAAATGTCCTTCTTTTCTGGGCTGATCTGCCAGTGTTGCTACCAAAAGAGGAAGGGACCCATCAGGTGTTTGTGAGCTGTCAGCATCTTTGTGGTTATTAATAGATTTCTCTTAGAGATGTGCAGTAAAAGGCAAAGACAGGATGGGCTTCTGCAGCTGGATTTCTGTCCACTTTCATCATGAGCCAGGGTGTTGCCTTAGGTTACGTAAGCATTGCTTGAGTGCACTCATTTCATCTGCATGTTCATTATTTCTAATGCTAAACAGCTTCACAAAGACGAGGTTTTCTATCATTTCCTGTCAGAGCGTTGCGGTAGCTCTCCGTCCTCCTCTGACTATCACAGCTAAGGCCTTTACAGGAGCAATTCCAAGCCAAATGTGATTATATATTTTGGGAGAGGCTGAGCTGATTGCTATGCAGTGTCACTCCTTAAGAGGCATACCACTCTGCCGGAGTCACACGTGGCCAGCAATCAGGGATAAAGCGTGACATGTCTGGTGGCACTTCTCTGACCTAAGGTCACAGCCGAAGCGTCTTGAGCGTTCCGCTGCAGTGCCCCCCTGACGGCCCACGGGGTCGGTCTGtacaggaggagggggaggggacaACATGGAGGGAGGGAGGTTACAGGCAGAGCACTGATTGGATGCTATCTCTCTAATCGGCTTCAGGATAGATAAAACGTAATGACTTGTGCTTTTGATGGGCAGGTTTGAGTACTGTAGCTGTGGTTCTTTACTCACATTAGTAAGCTTACTTCTAATGCCAGCCTGTGCAAACACTTATATAATTGCTCATGTGGCTCTGTGGGAGTTTTGCCAAGCCTTAAGGGATTACCTCAATATTGTAAAAGTCTAAGGCATTGTTACATGACTCGCAGAGTTAAAACATATAATTATTAGAGGCTGCATCATAGGACATGCAGGATCGGGTCTTTCTGGAACTTGATACCCACTCTAGATTAAGATTGTTGAAATtattgatactttttgataccGCAAGATTAAAACAATGCATTATCTGTTCTTCTACTGCATGATAGCACCCAAAGTTAGCAACGCTTTGAAGCAACAACACCTATTTTGCTAGATAACACTGTGGGAGAGGAATGAATTAGCTCAAAAATTACAAGCAAATGCAGCTTGTAGTGTACTCTCTCTTTCAATGTGTGATGAACCAGGCATAAACCCTCAGTTTAAGCACACTTTTTATTCTGGTTTCAACAGAGACATATAAGGTCTCTCACTGCCACTCTTGAAGTAATAAGCCCCAAAAATGGTGAGTCTAAATTATCTAGTAAGTTGTTTGCAATCCCATGATCCTGAATGTACGTTTGTGAGCAGGAAGTGGGGGAAAACCACAAGGAACAGAGAACAGATAACACTGTGGAGCTCTAAATGGAGCTCTGTGCTGTAAATGTTGTCAGGAAATTCTCAATAAATTAAATATGATCCctacatttgacaaaaaagtgatttttccatagtttaactgatttacctggcgtGGAGGCGattaatatcacaaattactcagtcctgcagacctcctagcatcGTCTTTttagatgaagggagacaagagtctagaagGGCGTTGTACTGAGCTGAGAGGCTAACTGAGcctctttaatattttaaaaatcctaattttgtcaaaaataagctttaattgaaacagtgatgtactaCCAACCAAATAAATGAACAAGCCTGTTCAATCAATAGCTCTTTATTTTCAGCCATAGTAGCTAGCTCCCGTTTGTGTACCAGTTTCCTTTCTgccatcctttgttgttatttaatccacatgtAAACGTTTTTAGTTGCAGATTGACACACCTCAGCAAAAGAGGAACTCAAAGTAAAACTACAGGTTCAGTTATGAAGAAGTAATCTTATACTAGGACACGAGTTTAGTGTGCCATCAGAGGTTTGTGTAAGGGGGAGAAGAGGGTTGTGACCACTCAAATATGCATGTAAAAGCATTATCTGTTGTGGCGAAGGCCAGTTTTTAACAattgaaaacaggaaaataccCAATATTGGGTGTCTAGGACTTTGCTGTGGTATCTGAACAGGTATCGatagttttattttaaccaGTATTATTTCAGAGTCTAGAAATCTGGTGTCACAACATCATTGCAGACAGTTTGTCAGGATACGTCCAGCtctgttgcttttgtttttgatgattCTTCTGGTCATATGTCTCTTATGAACCTCCAGATTGATGGAATTGCAGAATCCATTACTGCTTAAGTTTTAAGATAGTTCCTACAATGCTCAACTTTCTTTTGTTGGCTTACTAAACTCTTGAACTGACAGTcctttctttgtcaaaaaaagatCAAGTCTTTACCCTGTCTTCTTATCTTTGTCTTAAGGTACCCTCGTTTGCCAGAAGGTCCAGCATCCCCGCTGGCTTCGAGGAATCATCTCAGGATCAAGAGGGTAGTCCCAAGTTTGATCCCGTCCAGGTCCAGCGCTCCCAGCCTCAGCAGTACCAGCTGAACAGCAAGAAGCACCACCAGTACCAGCCCAGCAGCCAGGAAGTTCCTGCTGACCAGCTTCACAACGGCAAGAAGAAGTTCATCTACCAGCTTAACAGCAAGAAGCACCACCACTACGAGCCCGACCTGAACATGTACGACGCTCAGGCTTCTCGGCTTAAAGAGGTGGTGAAAGTCCAGGAACCTGCCAGCAAACCTGCAAATCCTGGCTGGAACCTACCGCTGGCcctgcagcagaaatgggtcCGGGACAAAGACACTGGCTGCTTGAGCAAAGTCAAAGAGCTGGAGGTGAGGAAACCAGCTGTGAAAGAGGCCGAAAGTGAACACGCACTTAAACCCAATCCTAAAGACGCTACCCTGCCTAGTGCTGTTAGCAGCAAAATGAAGATAAtcaagaacaaaaacaagaacGGACGTATCGTTATCGTCATGAGTAAATACATGGACAGCAACAAGGTGCACGGAGCAAAGGGTAAACACGGGGAATCGTCGGGTGAGGAGAAatcccaaaacaccaaacagTCGGAGAACAATCCAGCACATACGACCAAAATGGCGGAGTACCTGGAGAACGGTATCCCCAAAGAGATCTGTAACGGCAGCTCTCCACCTGCAGCAGAACATCCGATTAAATGTTCCCCAAAAGACAGGCATTTCTCTAAACCCTCTCCGAGCACAGCAGAGGAATACAACACGGAGGTGGCTCGTGGTCAGGCTGATTTACCTGAAGATTTACCCCTTCAGCTGACCGCAAGCTCACCTCCAACATCCTGGACTGTTGACACCAACATCCCCACCCCAACAGCTGTTGATCAAATCAGGATCCCTTCTTTTCCTAATGACCGCAAAAGAAAGATATCAGATACCACGGAAGATCGGAGCGTTTGTAAAACATACCTGACGTCCAGGAGCTTCAGTGTTCCCAGCACTGTGGTGACGCCACCTCAGGACTCACCTATGGACCTCCACTGTAGCGTCCCACGCCACAGCAGCATGTGTTCATACGACGCTTTGGACTCTGGCAGTCAAGAGGAGCCGATGGATCTCAGCTGCCCAAAAACTAAGAAGCAGGTGGAGCCGGAAGTACAGCCGGAGCCGGAGCCGGAGCCTGTTGTAGAAAACGCACCACCCGTGATGGAAGAAACTCATAAGCCAACAGAGAAATCTAAAGAAGCACCTGTTAAAAAACTCTCTCCTTTCATGGGAAATATCATAATAACTGACATCACAACAAACAGTCTCACTGTCACCTTCAAGGAATACGTTTCTTTCTAAGGAGTAAAGTTGGACTACCAGCGACCAATTGGATGATGTGTACAtatgtaaaaagtaaataaatcagAATTTTGTATATGTGGAAATTTATAATTTATCATTCAAATTCGATAtgtttcttaaaatgttttatactgTAACTCCTCTGTGATGTTGTAGCCAAGAAAGTGCCCTCGAGGATTTGAGCGAATGCATTCAAGTGGATGTATTCCACTAAAAACATAATAATCCGTTGTTTCATATTTGTACCAAACTTATAACCTGAGATGTATGAAGGTTTATACATATTTTGTACAAATAATATCACTTATTTTGGTCCTGATAGAGCTTAGAGAGGAAGATGTTGTCTATATGGTGATCAAAGATCAAATTGAAAGCActtaaagaacattttataCTTTGGTTAGCGATGTTAATGTTggaaaaaatgcttaaaaatgaaaatgaaacagcgTGGCTAGCATCCGTATTTTGACAAGCTTGATGGTTAATCAGGACAGGCAACGGGACATCTTATGGGAGGAAATTGAAAAAATGGGCGAGTTTGTGAAGACAGAAGgacatgttgtgtttttgataGCTAGCTAACTAATGAATCTAAAGCTTTGTGCTGCTAACAGTTAAAGACTGGTTGGTGGGTGGATGTCTTGATATCATTGGCTGAGTTAGAGGCTTTCTGAAGCGCATGCCAATTTTGTTTTTAGAGGGACAAAAGAACAGATTATGATACAAGCATACAAAGAAACcggctgtgtctgaaaccacgTACACCTGTTCGGGGCGAGCATTGATTTACAGTTGTTCATTCAGTCATTTATGAAAAATCGATTTTATTGGATTATCTCAGTTCAAAgctgtatctccatttttttagggatgcacagatgccaATACCAGTATCGGGTATCAGTACTGATAGTAAGCCGATAGTGCTTATGCTCATAAAGCATAGCAGACACTAGATCCATTTTGTGATTATGTAGTGGAAGTTGAAGGCATATTTGCAAGATGGtgatatttaacataaataagGATTAGATTAGAGGAAAACTGAAGGGAAGAAGAACCTCTATGAAATTAAATCCAACTTTCACATTTGGTTCTCGCAGTACCTGTGAGAAATAAATGTGGGTGCTTGTGTggtattggtgcatccctattttttAGAAGCCCATGCTTGTGGTATGGTACTACTAGTAGAAGCCAACTGCAGTGCATCTGAAAGCTGTTAGCCAACCACCATTAaataacagaagaagaaagcagtaaTATCTGGTGACACGACTGAGTCACTTAGAAGCTCAGTCTCTCAACTTAAGCACTGAGCTATCTTACTAGACATAAATGATCTGCTAAACAATCCTTATGACTAGGCATCGTCAATGGAAATAGATTGTTTCTTAAGCTAAAACTAGAGTTTAGCAATGCTAAATCTGCTAGTCAGTTAATGGCAATTTCCATGTtatgttagcatcaagctaacaaagttaAATTTACATCCCAGTCCATCTCTTAGAGCCCTCTCTTTTCTTTGACTAATTGCTAAAGACTTTCAAAatataattttcttttaaatgcacaTCCATAACACATATGTACCACTTATATGCTCATTTATTAATTGCAAACTCCCCACTACAACATAAAGTACATGTTGCATACTGCTCCATACAAACACTCTTTCTGTCTGCAGTACTTCCATTCTAAGCTATGCTAAATAAACTAGCACAAAGCTAGCATGACAATTAGACGGTTTATACcagttgttctcaactggtccagcccagtggtgtagtgcagggtaCATGCGGTTATACagagtatacccacttattTGTAGTCTTCATAGAGTAAACCAACGTCTAAGTAAAGAGCACCCAATGAAGAGTGTATAAAGTAGGAGTTTACCCTCTCCTGCATGGACCTCAACCATTTAAATTTACATATGGTTTTTGTTTctaaaatcaccacttttcaaggAAGAGGGGGAAACAATTTAACTCTGAACGGTAACAGTCAGTGTCTTTTTAGGTGCTATTTGTTTGTTCAAATTTTGTATAAAACATCATGGAGACAAATGTAGAGGGTGCCCCATATTATGGCCTGACACCAGGGATATAAAGAACGATGCAACTAGGACCTGTGATAGTGTAAAGCATACTGTATGTCTTCTTAATGGCTGCACAGCTCACCTTAGCCCGATTTGTCCAAAACAATAAtccatattttatgtttttagtgtCATATTAGTGATTCCCATGCACACATGCATAAGGCTCTCCTACCCACACCTTGAGAACAATTTGCTTACAGAATTTTGCAAAAACTATACATACTTTAATTAATTTGCAGCTATTTAAGTATAACTTTACAATGTCTAGACTGTTGATACCActattgttattttgttttcaccctGCTTGTAGGCTGTCTGGATTCAAGATCCATGATACATTATTGTGCAGCTGAGTTTGACATGTAAGCGCTCATATTATTCTGGCTAACATCTTCTCACATGCAAAGTTGCATAGTTTGAATCGGAACTGTGAAAATACGTGGTTTTGGACATAGCCACtaattttttctgttgtttttttttttgtaaaatgttgaGTAATCGGTGACTACGGCTGTAGACTAAAAGctctaaaagtgtttttgttctcaTTTCATGTCAGCTTAAAAGTCTTACTTCCCCATTTGTACTCCAGACAGGCCGATCCCCACACTGAGACGGTGTATTTGGTTGCATGTATCATTTTGAGCTTACGTAAGACGCTGTACTTAAGCTGATACGTGCAAATTTACAAAGCAGGTGAATACATAGTGAACACACTGACAGATTCATGTTTGAGACGTTCCAGGGTTTTTGTTTGCCGTTGAAATACTTTAAAGTTGCAGCCAAGTTGGTGATTATAGCGCAGATCCTTCTGCAAATATCTACAGTGTGAAATGTGACGTGCTCCTCCTGAGAGAGAcgtttttgttgtcatttatcTTCTGACTTCCTGTTACACCTACATAATGGTTCCTACCATAATTAGGGTTGTTACTTTAGAATGAACATCTCATTTTGTATTTGAAGGTCCAAAACCTGAggaagccctaagcagacatgCACTCTTTTCCTGTGACATAaattaaatttcacattttcttgagcttttgtgtgtttattttgggAAAACAGTACAAATAATGCCTTCATTTCATCACATCTTGAGAAGCGAACAAGCTGCTATCAGGAAAATCTGCATTGTAATCCCAAGATAATGAAGTAACAACGtgaagatcttgagaaaacggTTGAAATGTAATTGCGATTGCATGTATGTCCTCTAAAGGGTTCCATAAATAACTCAAGTGTCTGCTTTAGAATAAGCTACCAGGGTTACTGAGTAAATTATGCAGATtaaatgtgaggctggttttgtGCACTGTTACATGCTGTCCAATGAGTGCAAGCTGTTTTGATTATGCTGCTGAAAATTCAAATGTCAAAGCTGTTGAGTCTAAATTGCCTTCCATGCACAATTAATGCAAAACCAGTGCGAATGCTAAAATGCTATGATGCTAAAAATGAAGAGTGCATATTTATTGAATTGTTCAAAATCA contains the following coding sequences:
- the cbx4 gene encoding E3 SUMO-protein ligase CBX4 translates to MELPAAGEHVFAVEGIEKKRIRKGKIEYLVKWRGWSPKYNTWEPEENILDPRLLVAFQHRERQEQLMGYRKRGPKPKHLLLQVPSFARRSSIPAGFEESSQDQEGSPKFDPVQVQRSQPQQYQLNSKKHHQYQPSSQEVPADQLHNGKKKFIYQLNSKKHHHYEPDLNMYDAQASRLKEVVKVQEPASKPANPGWNLPLALQQKWVRDKDTGCLSKVKELEVRKPAVKEAESEHALKPNPKDATLPSAVSSKMKIIKNKNKNGRIVIVMSKYMDSNKVHGAKGKHGESSGEEKSQNTKQSENNPAHTTKMAEYLENGIPKEICNGSSPPAAEHPIKCSPKDRHFSKPSPSTAEEYNTEVARGQADLPEDLPLQLTASSPPTSWTVDTNIPTPTAVDQIRIPSFPNDRKRKISDTTEDRSVCKTYLTSRSFSVPSTVVTPPQDSPMDLHCSVPRHSSMCSYDALDSGSQEEPMDLSCPKTKKQVEPEVQPEPEPEPVVENAPPVMEETHKPTEKSKEAPVKKLSPFMGNIIITDITTNSLTVTFKEYVSF